From Actinopolymorpha cephalotaxi, one genomic window encodes:
- a CDS encoding LLM class flavin-dependent oxidoreductase, with the protein MQFSVTTGAAGPGLDPAGLARLAALAERSGWDAFFLEDYLVYQGRTDVPTYDPWVCLAAMAVATSRIRLGTTVTPLPRRRPWKLASEAVTLDVLSGGRLILGVGSGDGNEPGFGAVGEPVHPRERAERVDEGLAIIAGLWTGRPVHHDGAHYRVDGLRYAAVPVQRPRIPIWIGGDLLAPGVRRRIARWDGCCAYKGPPQASEGPITPADVRELLAFVARERGNHEGFDVKVSGVDDPDGIAALADAGATWWGRWLAPGDPARIEDAILAGPPKV; encoded by the coding sequence ATGCAGTTTTCGGTGACCACAGGGGCGGCCGGGCCCGGACTCGACCCGGCCGGCCTCGCCCGGCTGGCGGCGCTGGCCGAGCGGTCCGGCTGGGATGCGTTCTTTCTGGAGGACTATCTCGTCTACCAGGGGCGGACGGACGTGCCGACCTACGATCCATGGGTCTGCCTGGCCGCGATGGCGGTGGCAACGAGCCGGATCCGGCTCGGCACGACCGTCACGCCACTCCCCCGGCGCCGGCCGTGGAAGCTCGCCAGTGAGGCGGTCACGCTGGACGTGCTGTCCGGCGGCCGGCTGATCCTCGGGGTCGGCAGCGGCGACGGAAACGAACCCGGCTTCGGGGCGGTCGGAGAGCCGGTCCACCCGCGCGAGCGGGCCGAACGGGTCGACGAGGGGCTGGCGATCATCGCGGGCCTGTGGACCGGCCGTCCCGTTCACCACGACGGTGCGCACTACCGGGTGGACGGTCTGCGCTACGCCGCCGTTCCGGTCCAGCGGCCACGCATCCCGATCTGGATCGGCGGCGACCTGCTCGCTCCGGGCGTTCGCCGCCGGATCGCCCGCTGGGACGGCTGCTGCGCCTACAAGGGTCCACCGCAGGCAAGCGAGGGGCCGATCACTCCCGCGGACGTCCGGGAGCTGCTCGCGTTCGTCGCGCGCGAACGCGGGAACCACGAGGGGTTCGACGTGAAGGTCAGCGGCGTCGACGATCCGGACGGGATCGCCGCCCTCGCCGACGCCGGCGCCACCTGGTGGGGACGCTGGCTGGCGCCGGGCGACCCCGCCCGGATCGAGGACGCGATCCTCGCGGGGCCGCCGAAGGTGTGA
- the rhmD gene encoding L-rhamnonate dehydratase yields MTADRIVDVRTSFVRTESTDRSEPVRHDGGDREPVRRDHWLGGKVANPMTKYAEFRDNRDAGIGAADGGTVVVEVESESGAVGVATTAGLATAAVIRQHLARLVLGERASAHSRTWDRMFSSTLRYGRKGLVLHAISAVDLAIWDLHGKVAGEPVHALLGGRIRDAVQVYATGPRPETAARLGFAGAKLPLVWGPSEGEAGFRNNVALAREARDSVPADFPLMYDCWMALDVDYAVRLAHAVEPLGFTWIEEPLPPDDYAGLRRIRDRMPPAMTLNTGEHEYTANGFRLLCEAGVDVIQPDLGWCGGMTEVLRIAAVARVYGVRVIPHTCGMPNYHFVVTQPGGDLAEFPVLSADGEQLAPQHAPLLLGEDVPDKGWLTVGEKPGFGLELGPDVELVPAVPDLPGAAR; encoded by the coding sequence GTGACAGCTGACCGCATCGTCGACGTCCGTACGTCGTTCGTCCGCACCGAAAGCACCGACAGGTCCGAGCCCGTTCGCCACGACGGTGGTGACCGGGAGCCGGTCCGGCGCGACCACTGGCTGGGCGGCAAGGTCGCCAACCCGATGACGAAGTACGCGGAGTTCCGGGACAACCGCGACGCGGGGATCGGTGCCGCGGACGGTGGCACGGTCGTGGTGGAGGTCGAGTCGGAGTCCGGCGCGGTCGGTGTCGCCACGACGGCCGGACTGGCGACCGCGGCGGTGATCCGGCAGCACCTCGCCCGGCTGGTCCTCGGTGAACGCGCGAGCGCGCACTCCCGCACGTGGGACCGGATGTTTTCCAGCACCCTGCGGTACGGCCGGAAGGGCCTTGTGCTGCACGCGATCTCGGCGGTCGACCTGGCGATCTGGGACCTGCACGGCAAGGTGGCCGGCGAACCCGTGCACGCTCTGCTCGGTGGTCGGATCCGCGACGCCGTGCAGGTCTACGCGACGGGACCGCGGCCGGAAACCGCTGCCAGGTTGGGATTCGCGGGTGCGAAGCTGCCGTTGGTGTGGGGCCCGTCGGAGGGCGAGGCGGGCTTCCGGAACAACGTCGCGCTGGCCCGGGAGGCCCGCGACTCGGTTCCGGCCGACTTCCCGTTGATGTACGACTGCTGGATGGCGCTGGACGTCGACTACGCCGTCCGGCTCGCGCACGCGGTCGAGCCGCTCGGCTTCACCTGGATCGAGGAACCGCTGCCGCCCGACGACTACGCGGGCCTGCGCCGGATCCGGGACCGGATGCCGCCGGCGATGACGCTGAACACCGGCGAGCACGAGTACACCGCGAACGGTTTCCGGTTGCTGTGCGAGGCGGGGGTGGACGTGATCCAGCCCGACCTCGGCTGGTGCGGCGGGATGACGGAGGTGCTACGGATCGCGGCCGTCGCCCGCGTGTACGGCGTACGGGTGATACCGCACACGTGCGGGATGCCCAACTACCACTTCGTGGTGACCCAGCCGGGTGGCGACCTGGCGGAGTTCCCGGTGCTGTCCGCCGACGGTGAGCAGCTGGCACCCCAGCACGCGCCTCTGTTGCTCGGTGAGGACGTTCCTGACAAGGGCTGGTTGACAGTGGGTGAGAAGCCCGGTTTCGGGCTGGAGCTCGGTCCCGACGTGGAACTCGTTCCGGCCGTGCCCGACCTGCCCGGGGCGGCGCGATGA
- a CDS encoding FG-GAP-like repeat-containing protein — protein MTSGPARTSGLAATPTPAATSRPTAVAVPNDFNGDGFVDLALGSQATVSGFPFAGMVPIVYGTGTTLNPARRQRIDESLAWVPGTPEQDEGFGSTLASADFNADGFADLAVCAPTEAEGSFGGVGALYILFGTSSGLQRASRVVSNCDEVATGRFNGDGFPDLAILGDRPHVVYGSATLSNPGGIVLRNFGVVNSDLFARAALAAGDLNRDGYSDVVYTASRSRGVVLQVYFGRATGLGTSFSQQIATSLSTSASIGDINGDGYGDLAVGSPSAVVSGHDLAGLVRVWFGSASGLNIGRGVTVISQDTAGIPGGAESGDYFGYSVALGDATGDGRADLAVGTPFEDIGTALDAGYATVVPGAAAGLNFAGSKAYQQGTGGVPGTVRAGNRFGWAMVFRDFNRDRRADLAITAVGTNANQGLAMVLTGRAAGVGGSGVFPVLTPQVLAFPVVARAFLGTSLFR, from the coding sequence ATGACTTCCGGGCCGGCGAGGACTTCCGGGCTGGCCGCGACACCCACACCCGCGGCGACGTCTCGGCCCACCGCGGTGGCTGTCCCGAACGACTTCAACGGTGACGGATTCGTCGACCTCGCGCTCGGCTCGCAGGCGACCGTCTCCGGCTTCCCGTTCGCCGGCATGGTTCCGATCGTCTACGGAACCGGTACGACGCTCAACCCGGCCAGGCGGCAGCGTATCGACGAGTCGCTGGCCTGGGTGCCGGGCACACCTGAGCAGGACGAGGGGTTCGGGTCCACGCTCGCCTCGGCCGACTTCAACGCCGACGGGTTCGCCGACCTGGCGGTGTGCGCGCCCACCGAGGCCGAGGGTTCCTTCGGCGGAGTCGGGGCGCTCTACATCCTGTTCGGCACCTCCTCGGGTCTGCAGCGGGCCTCGCGCGTCGTCTCCAACTGCGACGAGGTGGCGACCGGAAGGTTCAACGGGGACGGCTTCCCCGACCTCGCGATCCTCGGTGACCGGCCGCACGTGGTGTACGGAAGCGCGACGTTGAGCAACCCCGGCGGGATCGTGCTCCGGAACTTCGGGGTGGTGAACTCCGACCTGTTCGCGCGGGCCGCGCTCGCGGCCGGCGACCTGAACCGCGACGGCTACTCCGACGTCGTCTACACCGCGTCCCGCTCGCGGGGGGTGGTGCTGCAGGTCTACTTCGGCCGGGCCACCGGCCTCGGCACCAGCTTCTCCCAGCAGATCGCCACGTCGCTGTCCACGTCCGCCTCGATCGGGGACATCAACGGCGACGGCTACGGCGACCTGGCGGTGGGCAGTCCGTCCGCCGTCGTGAGCGGGCACGACCTGGCCGGGCTGGTCCGCGTGTGGTTCGGCAGTGCGTCCGGGCTCAACATCGGGCGCGGGGTGACGGTGATCAGCCAGGACACGGCCGGGATCCCGGGTGGGGCGGAGTCCGGTGACTACTTCGGCTACAGCGTCGCCCTCGGCGACGCGACCGGGGACGGCAGGGCCGACCTGGCGGTCGGGACGCCGTTCGAGGACATCGGCACCGCCCTGGACGCCGGCTACGCGACCGTGGTGCCCGGTGCCGCCGCCGGCCTGAACTTCGCCGGGTCCAAGGCGTACCAGCAGGGGACCGGTGGTGTGCCGGGCACGGTCCGGGCCGGCAACAGGTTCGGCTGGGCGATGGTGTTCCGGGACTTCAACCGGGACCGCCGTGCGGACCTCGCCATCACGGCGGTCGGTACGAACGCCAACCAGGGGCTGGCGATGGTCCTGACGGGGAGGGCCGCCGGGGTGGGCGGGTCCGGTGTGTTCCCGGTGCTGACCCCGCAGGTGCTGGCGTTCCCGGTGGTGGCCCGGGCGTTCCTCGGCACCTCGCTCTTCCGGTAG
- a CDS encoding glycoside hydrolase family 13 protein, giving the protein MSYADGRRPHHDGSERYVSDEAPNVGDTVTVFVRTSDNEPAAPAAPAGPAERVHARVLRDGEPAYVQATVDRRANGVTWWRADLPVVNETLRYRFWLGDSRGRGRWLNGRGTSVRDVDDSADFRISTASAPPAWAADSVAYQIFPDRFARSAAADGRELPDWAVPATWDTPVLARHPDAVRQVYGGDLDGIADHLDHLDALGVNLIYLTPFFPARSNHRYDAAGFDRVDPLLGGDAALARLTEAAHRRGIRVIGDITLNHVGATHPWFRTAMAEPGSVEDGFFHIDRATGGYATFAGVESLPKLDHTSAELRSRLYAGRGSVVDRYLREPFGLDGWRVDVAHSAGRYGRTDLGDLVGRTTRATVEAARPDGLLLAEDQFDASAALQGPGWHATMDYAGFTRPVWSWLVDDIGEETFWGTPGPVPDYDASDLAAVMDTFHAVTPWRSVRTNLTLIDCHDTGRFRSFAGPERQLVAAALMMTLPGIPMVFAGDEVGVEGDHLESGRAPFPWERSQWDDRTYAAYRELVALRRSHRALRHGGLRWLHAAGDVVLFERESLDERLLVQVSRAAHRPLTAPFTAVGLTGAPDVRAGEALPGDGPAHHVWRVEPS; this is encoded by the coding sequence ATGTCCTACGCCGACGGCCGACGTCCGCACCACGACGGCTCCGAACGCTACGTCAGCGACGAGGCACCGAACGTCGGCGACACCGTGACGGTGTTCGTGCGTACGTCCGACAACGAACCGGCTGCCCCGGCTGCCCCGGCCGGCCCGGCCGAGCGCGTGCACGCCAGGGTCCTCCGCGACGGCGAACCGGCGTACGTCCAGGCCACGGTGGATCGTCGCGCCAACGGCGTGACCTGGTGGCGGGCGGACCTGCCCGTTGTCAACGAGACCTTGCGGTACCGCTTCTGGCTGGGCGACTCCCGTGGCCGCGGCCGCTGGCTGAACGGCCGCGGCACCAGCGTGCGCGACGTGGACGACAGCGCCGACTTCCGGATCAGTACGGCGTCGGCGCCACCGGCGTGGGCCGCGGACTCGGTGGCGTACCAGATCTTCCCCGACCGGTTCGCGCGGTCGGCCGCCGCGGACGGCCGGGAGCTGCCCGACTGGGCGGTCCCGGCGACCTGGGACACGCCTGTCCTGGCAAGGCATCCCGACGCCGTTCGGCAGGTGTACGGCGGGGACCTGGACGGCATCGCCGACCACCTCGACCATCTCGACGCGCTCGGGGTGAACCTGATCTACCTGACGCCGTTCTTCCCGGCCCGCTCCAACCACCGTTACGACGCGGCCGGCTTCGACCGGGTGGACCCGCTGCTCGGCGGTGACGCGGCGCTGGCCCGCCTCACCGAGGCCGCACACCGGCGGGGGATCCGGGTGATCGGCGACATCACCCTCAACCACGTGGGTGCCACGCATCCGTGGTTTCGTACGGCGATGGCCGAGCCGGGCAGCGTCGAGGACGGCTTTTTCCACATCGACCGCGCCACCGGCGGCTACGCCACGTTCGCCGGGGTCGAGTCGCTGCCCAAGCTCGACCACACCAGCGCGGAACTGCGTAGCCGCCTCTACGCCGGCCGCGGTTCGGTGGTCGACCGCTATCTGCGGGAGCCGTTCGGGCTGGACGGCTGGCGGGTCGACGTCGCGCACTCCGCCGGGAGGTACGGACGCACCGACCTGGGTGACCTGGTGGGCCGGACCACGCGGGCGACCGTCGAGGCCGCCCGCCCCGACGGGCTGCTGCTGGCCGAGGACCAGTTCGACGCCTCGGCCGCGCTGCAGGGGCCGGGCTGGCACGCGACGATGGACTACGCCGGGTTCACCCGGCCGGTGTGGTCGTGGCTGGTCGACGACATCGGCGAGGAGACGTTCTGGGGTACGCCGGGACCGGTGCCCGACTACGACGCGAGCGACCTCGCGGCGGTCATGGACACCTTCCACGCGGTGACGCCCTGGCGCAGCGTGCGCACCAACCTGACCCTGATCGACTGCCACGACACCGGACGTTTCCGCTCGTTCGCCGGACCGGAGCGCCAGCTCGTGGCGGCGGCGCTGATGATGACGCTGCCGGGGATACCGATGGTGTTCGCCGGGGACGAGGTGGGCGTGGAAGGTGACCACCTGGAGTCCGGGCGGGCGCCGTTCCCGTGGGAACGTTCCCAGTGGGACGACCGGACGTACGCCGCGTACCGCGAACTCGTGGCACTGCGGCGCTCGCACCGGGCGTTGCGGCACGGTGGCCTGCGCTGGCTGCACGCGGCCGGCGACGTGGTCCTTTTCGAACGCGAGAGCCTGGACGAGCGGTTGCTGGTCCAGGTCTCCCGCGCCGCGCACCGGCCGCTGACCGCACCGTTCACGGCAGTGGGACTGACGGGCGCTCCCGACGTCCGGGCCGGTGAGGCGTTGCCCGGCGACGGTCCCGCCCACCACGTCTGGCGGGTGGAGCCGTCCTAG
- a CDS encoding DUF402 domain-containing protein, with protein sequence MPAASRASYASFTAGDDLLLEFRKWPASLHYRVRTVFLGADEDGAWIGGRKGRGVDRGPGRRPNVVSEDWVSFLPYGQGWAARWYARQAATGRASRYSCYVDITTPAHVDPDEQGVPSVHLVDLDLDVVRTWDGAVEVLDVDEFEEHRLALGYPGAVVKDALRSAAEVRQAMAAGAHPFDGKQAGRRVSSYTAYDEFRLGHSDARLSQRPG encoded by the coding sequence ATGCCAGCCGCCTCCCGTGCCTCGTACGCGTCGTTCACCGCCGGGGACGACCTGCTCCTGGAGTTCCGCAAGTGGCCCGCGTCCCTGCACTACCGGGTGAGGACGGTGTTCCTCGGCGCGGACGAGGACGGCGCCTGGATCGGCGGACGGAAGGGCCGCGGTGTGGACCGCGGGCCGGGGCGGCGCCCGAACGTCGTGTCGGAGGACTGGGTTTCGTTCCTGCCGTACGGGCAGGGCTGGGCGGCGCGGTGGTACGCCAGGCAGGCGGCCACCGGGCGGGCCTCGCGCTACTCCTGCTACGTCGACATCACCACCCCGGCGCACGTGGACCCGGACGAGCAGGGAGTGCCCTCCGTGCACCTGGTCGACCTGGACCTCGACGTCGTACGCACGTGGGACGGTGCCGTGGAGGTCCTGGACGTGGACGAGTTCGAGGAGCACCGCCTCGCGCTCGGCTACCCCGGGGCGGTCGTCAAGGACGCCTTGCGCTCGGCCGCGGAAGTGCGCCAGGCCATGGCCGCCGGCGCGCATCCCTTCGACGGGAAGCAGGCCGGCAGGAGAGTTTCGTCATACACGGCGTACGACGAATTTCGGCTGGGACACTCGGACGCACGGCTGTCACAACGACCTGGCTGA
- a CDS encoding FG-GAP-like repeat-containing protein — MKTAAPNDFNGDGFIDLALGSQATVSGFPFAGMVPVVYGTGTTLNPAKRQRIDESLSWVPGDPQQDEGFGSALASADFNADGFADLAVCAPTETENGFGGVGALYILFGRSVGLQFAVRAATNCDEVAAGNFNGDKFPDLAILGDQPHVVYGSATLSQPGGLVLRNFGVVSEELFARTALAAGDLNRDGYSDVVYTVSRTRGVVLQVYFGGAGGLGSTFSQQIATSLSTSASIGDINGDGFGDLAVGSPADTVGGFDLAGQVRVWFGSATGLNLTRGVTVINQDSPGVPGGPEAGDYFGFSVALGDATGDGKADLAIGVPFEDIGTTLDAGYATVILGTTAGLNLASSKAFQQGTGGVPGTAAEGNEFGWATVFRDFNRDNRADLAITAVGTNANQGLTMVLTGTATGVNGPGVFPVLTPQVLAFPVPALAFFGVSLSR; from the coding sequence GTGAAGACGGCCGCACCGAACGACTTCAACGGCGACGGGTTCATCGACCTCGCGCTCGGCTCGCAGGCGACCGTCTCCGGGTTCCCGTTCGCCGGCATGGTTCCGGTCGTCTACGGCACCGGCACCACCCTCAACCCGGCGAAGCGGCAGCGGATCGACGAGTCGCTCTCGTGGGTGCCGGGGGATCCGCAGCAGGACGAGGGTTTCGGGTCGGCGCTGGCCTCGGCCGACTTCAACGCCGACGGGTTCGCCGACCTCGCAGTCTGTGCGCCCACCGAGACGGAGAACGGATTCGGAGGAGTCGGGGCGCTCTACATCCTGTTCGGCAGATCGGTGGGGCTGCAGTTCGCCGTGCGTGCCGCCACGAACTGCGACGAGGTGGCGGCCGGGAACTTCAACGGGGACAAGTTTCCCGACCTCGCGATCCTCGGTGACCAGCCGCACGTGGTGTACGGCAGCGCGACGCTGAGCCAACCGGGTGGCCTCGTACTCCGGAACTTCGGGGTCGTCAGCGAGGAGTTGTTCGCGCGGACCGCGCTCGCGGCCGGCGACCTCAACCGCGACGGTTACTCCGACGTCGTTTACACCGTCTCGCGTACGCGGGGTGTGGTGCTGCAGGTCTACTTCGGCGGCGCCGGCGGCCTGGGCTCCACGTTCTCCCAGCAGATCGCCACGTCGCTGTCCACCTCGGCCTCGATCGGGGACATCAACGGCGACGGGTTCGGCGACCTGGCGGTGGGCAGTCCCGCGGACACGGTGGGCGGGTTCGACCTGGCCGGGCAGGTGCGCGTGTGGTTCGGCAGCGCGACCGGGCTCAACCTCACCCGCGGCGTCACGGTGATCAACCAGGACTCACCGGGTGTGCCGGGCGGCCCGGAGGCGGGTGACTACTTCGGCTTCAGCGTCGCGCTCGGCGACGCCACCGGCGACGGCAAGGCCGACCTGGCGATCGGGGTGCCGTTCGAGGACATCGGTACGACCCTCGACGCCGGCTACGCGACGGTGATCCTCGGTACCACCGCCGGCCTGAACCTCGCCTCGTCCAAGGCGTTCCAGCAGGGCACCGGAGGTGTCCCGGGCACCGCCGCGGAGGGCAACGAGTTCGGCTGGGCGACGGTGTTCCGGGATTTCAACCGGGACAACCGTGCCGACCTGGCCATCACGGCGGTCGGCACGAACGCCAACCAGGGACTGACGATGGTGCTGACCGGTACGGCCACCGGGGTGAACGGGCCAGGGGTGTTCCCGGTGCTGACGCCGCAGGTACTGGCGTTCCCGGTGCCGGCTCTGGCGTTCTTCGGCGTCTCACTGTCCAGGTAA
- a CDS encoding FG-GAP-like repeat-containing protein, with the protein MAAPNDFNGDGFVDLALGSSATVSGFPFAGLVPIVYGTGSTLDPANRQLVDESLDWVPGSPDHDEAFGSTLASADFNGDGFADLAVCAPTEVGPSFTGIGALYVLFGTSTGLRSGLRTVSNCDEVTTGKFNGDGLPDLAILGDQPHVMYGNAALGPGGIGIPLRRFGAISEELFARSALASGDIDHDGYADVVYAVSRSGGVVLQVYRGGTGGLGTTPSQQIPTSLSTSASIGDINGDGYADLAVGSPWDSVGAIALAGQVRVWYGSATGLNLTRGVTVINQNSPGVPGGPEAGDYFGFSVALGDATGDGRADLAIGVPLEDIYTTPDAGYVTVMLGAAAGLNLASSKAFQQGAGGVPGTVAANNEFGWALMFRDFNRDNRADLAITAVGTNANQGLALVLTGSATGVGRVRCVPVLTPQVLGFRVTALAFLGVSVSR; encoded by the coding sequence GTGGCGGCGCCGAATGACTTCAACGGCGACGGCTTCGTCGATCTCGCCCTCGGCTCGTCGGCGACCGTCAGCGGTTTCCCGTTCGCCGGGCTGGTTCCGATCGTCTACGGCACCGGCAGCACTCTCGACCCCGCCAACCGGCAACTGGTCGACGAGTCGCTCGACTGGGTTCCGGGTTCCCCAGACCACGACGAGGCATTCGGGTCGACGCTCGCCTCGGCCGACTTCAACGGCGACGGGTTCGCCGACCTGGCGGTGTGCGCGCCCACCGAGGTCGGCCCCTCCTTCACCGGTATCGGCGCCCTCTACGTGCTGTTCGGCACCTCCACCGGTCTGCGGAGCGGCCTGCGTACCGTCTCGAACTGCGACGAGGTGACGACCGGAAAGTTCAACGGGGACGGGCTTCCAGACCTCGCGATTCTCGGTGACCAGCCGCACGTGATGTACGGCAACGCGGCCCTGGGACCCGGTGGCATCGGCATCCCGCTGCGAAGGTTCGGAGCCATCAGCGAGGAGTTGTTCGCGCGGTCCGCGCTCGCCTCCGGCGACATCGACCACGACGGCTATGCCGACGTCGTCTACGCCGTCTCCCGCTCGGGCGGGGTGGTCCTGCAGGTATACCGCGGCGGCACCGGCGGCCTCGGCACCACACCCTCGCAGCAGATCCCCACGTCGTTGTCCACGTCCGCCTCGATCGGGGACATCAACGGCGACGGCTACGCCGACCTGGCGGTGGGCAGCCCGTGGGACAGTGTGGGCGCGATCGCGCTGGCCGGGCAGGTGCGCGTGTGGTACGGCAGCGCGACCGGCCTCAACCTCACCCGCGGCGTCACGGTGATCAACCAGAACTCACCCGGGGTGCCGGGCGGCCCGGAGGCGGGCGACTACTTCGGCTTCAGCGTCGCCCTCGGCGACGCCACCGGCGACGGCAGGGCCGACCTCGCGATCGGCGTCCCGTTGGAGGACATCTACACGACCCCCGACGCGGGGTACGTCACGGTGATGCTCGGGGCGGCCGCCGGCCTGAACCTCGCCTCGTCCAAGGCGTTCCAGCAGGGCGCCGGAGGTGTGCCGGGCACTGTCGCGGCGAACAACGAGTTCGGCTGGGCGCTGATGTTCCGGGACTTCAACCGCGACAACCGCGCGGACCTCGCGATCACGGCGGTTGGCACGAACGCCAACCAGGGCCTCGCCCTGGTGCTGACCGGTTCGGCCACCGGGGTGGGGCGGGTCCGGTGTGTTCCGGTGCTGACGCCGCAGGTGCTGGGCTTCCGCGTGACGGCGCTGGCCTTCCTCGGCGTGTCGGTCTCCAGATAA
- a CDS encoding Gfo/Idh/MocA family protein: MTKPRVGVVGTGWWAGTAHLPALAGHQGSQLTAICEPKPERAREVAARFGVRHVFVDLDDLLAADVVDGLVIATPHTTHHALAKAALEAGVHVLVEKPLTTSAPDAFELVDLAESRGLHLTVGYTYHHTPAAAFVRDAVREEIGELVCVAAQFTSATQPLFGGGDTPGEDPDEADVPHPTTYADPARSGGGQGHTQVTHLMGAVNWTTGREVEEVFCYQDNRGLPVDLVDVMAFRFAGGGLGTVTSTGTAVDGQPPRHRIHYDGTRGTVFHDLTTGAATLVRTGGQRVECPAPSEGPAYPVGAPARAFAELLAGRGTNRAPGDEAAATVAFLDAAYRSAATGRAERVPRRGDAAH, translated from the coding sequence ATGACCAAGCCACGCGTCGGGGTGGTGGGCACCGGCTGGTGGGCCGGCACCGCACACCTTCCCGCGCTGGCCGGCCACCAGGGTTCCCAGCTGACCGCGATCTGCGAGCCGAAACCCGAACGGGCACGGGAGGTCGCCGCGCGGTTCGGCGTACGCCACGTCTTCGTCGACCTCGACGACCTGCTCGCCGCCGATGTCGTCGACGGCCTGGTGATCGCCACTCCGCACACCACCCACCACGCGCTCGCGAAGGCCGCGCTGGAGGCCGGTGTGCACGTACTGGTGGAGAAGCCGCTCACCACCAGCGCGCCGGACGCGTTCGAACTCGTCGACCTCGCGGAGTCCCGCGGGCTGCACCTCACCGTCGGCTACACCTACCACCACACTCCGGCCGCCGCGTTCGTGCGCGACGCGGTCCGGGAGGAGATCGGCGAACTCGTCTGCGTCGCCGCGCAGTTCACCTCCGCCACCCAGCCGTTGTTCGGCGGCGGCGACACCCCCGGCGAGGACCCGGACGAGGCGGACGTACCGCATCCGACGACCTACGCCGACCCGGCCAGGTCGGGCGGCGGCCAGGGCCACACCCAGGTGACCCACCTGATGGGCGCGGTCAACTGGACGACCGGCCGGGAGGTCGAGGAGGTGTTCTGTTACCAGGACAACCGCGGGCTGCCGGTCGACCTGGTGGACGTGATGGCGTTCCGGTTCGCCGGCGGTGGCCTGGGGACCGTCACCTCGACCGGGACCGCGGTGGACGGCCAGCCGCCCCGGCACCGCATCCACTACGACGGCACCCGCGGCACGGTGTTCCACGACCTCACCACCGGCGCGGCCACCCTGGTGCGCACCGGTGGGCAGCGGGTGGAGTGCCCGGCGCCCAGCGAGGGACCGGCGTATCCGGTGGGTGCGCCGGCGCGCGCGTTCGCCGAACTGCTCGCCGGGCGCGGTACCAACCGCGCACCCGGAGACGAGGCGGCCGCCACCGTGGCCTTCCTGGACGCGGCGTACCGTTCGGCGGCGACAGGGCGCGCCGAACGCGTGCCACGCCGAGGAGACGCCGCCCACTGA
- a CDS encoding VOC family protein, protein MTYQNLLPRLIVSDANAAIDFYRKAFGAEEIARFAGDDQKIVHAELRFGPVAITLKDEEPGTPDVGPAALDGSPVILTLYVSDADEVSARLEGAGATVVHPVGDSPYGRMGRLRDPFGHVWMLHQDAPALTG, encoded by the coding sequence ATGACCTACCAGAACCTGTTGCCCAGGCTGATCGTTTCCGACGCGAACGCGGCCATCGACTTCTACCGCAAGGCGTTCGGCGCCGAGGAGATCGCCCGGTTCGCCGGCGACGACCAGAAGATCGTGCACGCCGAACTCCGGTTCGGTCCGGTGGCGATCACCCTCAAGGACGAGGAACCCGGCACGCCCGACGTGGGACCGGCCGCGCTGGACGGCTCGCCGGTGATCCTCACGCTGTACGTGTCCGACGCCGACGAGGTGTCCGCACGGTTGGAGGGCGCCGGCGCCACCGTGGTCCACCCCGTCGGGGACTCGCCGTACGGCCGGATGGGCCGGCTGCGGGACCCGTTCGGCCATGTGTGGATGCTCCACCAGGACGCACCTGCCCTCACCGGCTGA